TAAATTAGTACGCTTAAGCATTCCTCGCCTCTCTGTCAGAAGCTTAAGCGACTGCCAGGTCCGTCCGCTCTCTTGACTACCCTGCATGTCATCCACCTTGTGTAGCCACACCAGCGCCACAGCAACCTACGATAGGTGGCAACTCCGCTGGTTGTCGAGTTAGACGGTCGTGTAGTTGATGTGGACCTCACTCATGATGCATCGCCGGATACCTCGCTTCAAAAGTCGTTGCCTAGGAAGGGGTGCTCGATGAGACATTCTGCCCGGGGTGCCACCTCCATCCAGACCGCCATCTCATTCTAACCCTCATGTTAGGAAAAAAAGCCTCCCTCAGCTTGGAAAATCAGTTTGAGCTCTGGCACCGACGGGGTAAGCCCATCCCCTTCTACCTCGATGAAGTCCCGCGCCATTTGCCCCTGGGCGAGCCCCGCGTCGTATTGGTGAATGATCTGACTGACACGGTACCGTATTACCACCAGCCCAAGCTGCTTTCCGACATGGGAATCTCTGCCTGCAGAGAGCGCGACGCCTCGTCGATGCAAGCCTGCAGGTACGGGAGCTTGGACAACTGAGTGTGTTCAGGCTCCGCATGCCGGGTGAAATAGCCGTCGATCTTCTCCCTGAGGCGGCCGTAAACCCATGGTCTCTGAGCTAGCTCAAAGAGAGACAGATGAGGGATGCGGCGGTTGTGTCACTAGGCAGTTCAGACTCTTGGCGTTTTATAGCTTAAGTGGCACAAGAAGTTGTTCCCGGAGCGGTGGCGAGACATGATTACCTTCCGGCCACAACGATGAGGTAGGCATCGCCGTACAGGTTGAGCTTGTCTTGCCACGTCGGCCTCTCCAGAGATTCGTTTGTCTTCCGGTATCTACGAATAGATATCGGGACGGCTGGGTGGGTTCTGTGACACTCGTACATCAGTATCTCACATCTGTCTCGGCCTTGCCGGATGAAATGCGCTCGCCCTGCCCACCTTGATTCTTTCGTCCACCCGAGACTTGACAACCCTCCGAAACCGCTTGTTGTTCGCGTTTAGCACTGGCGTGTTCCTCAAAATGGGGAAAAGCCAGAGCACGTGGCTGAACATGCCGATAGACTGCATGTGTTGATGCAAGGAGGCCATGAAGCAGTACTTGATACTCTCCTTCAGCACGCCAAAGGACTTGCCGAAACTCGGGTCTCCCATGACGTCGAAGCTGTAAAAGTTGAACCAGTCGGTGAGAACGGTGAGAATGGAACTTTCCCCCTTGTGTGCGTCGGTCTGCGAGAGTAGCTGGTTGGTGTAATCTGCGACCAGGAACTCGTAGTCTCTGAGTGCTGGTCGGCGAAGTCAGATGTCGCATTCCGACTGGAACGGCGTTTCCGTGGCCGAGGAGTGTTACCTTTGGAGCTGAACCCCCGATCCCAAGCCCCGCGGCGCTGAGCATTCTCCTCCTTGTCTCGGACAGGCTGCAAGGAGTACATGGGATAAAGGACGCTGTACCACGGGCCTTTAAAGTAGGGTGAGCGATTCGAGTGAGTTAGCATAACTGCCTTGGGGTTGTTGATGGACAACTCAGTAGGGCCTGAGGCAAAGAGACATGTAAGGCAGTTGTTTGGTACTCCCACCAGCCCCAGTATACTCCCACCAATCCTAACGATAGCGCCATATTTGTTGTTGCGGTCTTGAACTTCCACATGTGCAGCTGCTTGACTGCCCGCCAAGTGATCCACAAGCTGGACAGTCTCGCCAAGAGCGGCCCCTCACATGTGCTCAGCCGGTGGAATGCCGCACGATAGGCCAACAAGCTGCGTCCTCGCCTGGAAGAAGAGGCAATAATGAGCCGGGATGGGATTCAGTTCGGCCATACTGTTTCGTATCCAAGTGACATGCCAAAAGCGAGGGACGACATTGAAACTGAGAGGAGGACAATCACAAGGCAGGTTCACAATGTTTTGCACCACTAGGCCTACTTAATGGAGGTTGGACATAACATAGCGACAGAGTGGATGAGCCGCATGGCGACGGCTCGCATCAGAAGCGTATCTTCAATGTTCCCAATGGGCCAATACAAGCAAGCGACTTGGGGCCGCGTAGGCGGATAACATCACACTGAAATCGACGTGTCAGAAGCATACCTCGCCTGCATCCACTCGAACCGAATCAACCTAGCCAACGTCAAATCGAGTCAGATAATCTGCTGTTCCTATGCATTACAGAAACTCCAATACAGAGAACCAGTTAGACAGTTTGACCATTCTAATCACTTGACTGGCCCTGTTCAACGCGTCGTCGGATCCTGGGCAGAGCATGGACGTTGATCACTTCTTTGACGTCTCACTGGCCTGATGGAGAATCCCCCATTGTTTCCGTGCCGGGAACCGACTTCAAATCATCAACGGTTACTGATTCGGTAGTTTCGGGGGCACCCGATCGCCGGGTCGCGGGTCTTTGTTTCTTTGCGAGACGCCGCCCGTTCATCCCGTCCGTTTCTCGATGTTGCATCCGTAGAtccgagggagaagggggggggggggagctcCCGGTTCGTACTTCCCCGCAATGGGCTGATTTAAGCCTCAACTATCTTTATATTAGCGGGCAAGCGAGCGGTGGCGCGGTGGCGGCCGCGTGACGCTGGCTTGAGTTGCCGACTCCACGAGCCGGATTGCGAGACCCTCAACGGCTATGAGCGGGAAACGAACTCTAATTCGAGCTGACGATCGGCACGCGAGCTGGAGGACTCCTCCCATGTCTTGGCGTGCCGAGTGTCCCACGTTCCGATCCGGCTTTGGTCGGGGATGGACGTTGAAAGGGGCCTGGACGAGAAATCTGGACCAAGGTTTGCCCCTTCACGTCAGCCCAGCGTGGAGCTCGCGTGATTCTTTGAGACGAAGTCAACATGATTATTTAGGTTTCCGGCAATAAGTAGTCTACGAGGTATTTGCATGTTCTACTTCAGATCTATGACCACTCGTCCCTGAATTGCCCCGGATTCCATTTCTGTGAATATCTGCAAGGTCATCATCCGGTCAGCGTTTGCCCCATCTCATCATTGATCGTCGCCTCGATCGGTCTCGGGATCCGGACTTTACCTTTGTCAGACTTCTCATTCGCCGAAGTTGGAAGTGAGTCTTTACACTGCCCCTCGCTGCGATCTCCAAGCACTCCTTGGCTTCGAGTCGGTTGCCGGTCTTCACGCCTGTTCATGTTCAAATATGTCACCCGCCTTAGCCAAGAGCTTCGTAAACTTGCCGAGAGCATCCGAGCCGGAACGTGGACGTACCAAAGATGGTGAGCTCGTCCACAAGCAGGGGGTCGACGTCTGCAATGAAGACGCTGCTGCACTCGGGCACGCCGAGACAGGCCAGCTTGCCCCGGAACCCCAGCCACGTCGGGGCCTGCACGTAGGCCTTCTTGTTGGACGAGCACATGAGCACGAtgcgggcgccgccgccggtgatgtCCTTGACCGCTGCCGAGAGGCCGCCCTCGGTGGGATACGTCGTGAAGTCCACAaactcgtcggcgccgaggtcccGGCAGAACTTCTCCTTCGCGCCGAGGTCCATGG
This sequence is a window from Colletotrichum higginsianum IMI 349063 chromosome 8, whole genome shotgun sequence. Protein-coding genes within it:
- a CDS encoding cytochrome P450; translation: MLTHSNRSPYFKGPWYSVLYPMYSLQPVRDKEENAQRRGAWDRGFSSKALRDYEFLVADYTNQLLSQTDAHKGESSILTVLTDWFNFYSFDVMGDPSFGKSFGVLKESIKYCFMASLHQHMQSIGMFSHVLWLFPILRNTPVLNANNKRFRRVVKSRVDERIKNPPSRPDIYS